A genomic segment from Spinacia oleracea cultivar Varoflay chromosome 3, BTI_SOV_V1, whole genome shotgun sequence encodes:
- the LOC110797092 gene encoding auxin-responsive protein SAUR32-like, producing MGSGERQHMNFHLHLSDLFHRHHRHHHGDNNKKNTNKGVPKGCMAFLVGHEGEEKLERFVIPIMYINHPLFIKLLKEAEEEYGFDQKGPIIIPCHVEQFRNIQDVIDREHHRMMNPHHHHHHHRNNFLYVLKGLIDFPALLEAVVIIFTCLSRCKF from the coding sequence ATGGGTAGTGGTGAAAGACAACACATGAACTTCCACCTCCACCTCTCCGATCTTTTCCACCGCCACCACCGTCATCATCACGGCGACAACAACAAGAAGAACACGAACAAGGGTGTACCAAAAGGGTGCATGGCGTTTCTAGTAGGGCATGAAGGAGAAGAGAAACTTGAAAGGTTTGTGATTCCAATTATGTACATTAATCACCCTTTATTCATCAAACTCCTTAAAGAAGCCGAAGAAGAGTATGGATTTGATCAAAAGGGTCCTATCATTATTCCATGCCACGTGGAGCAATTCCGTAACATTCAAGACGTGATTGATCGTGAGCACCACCGTATGATGAACCCtcaccaccatcatcatcatcatcgcaACAATTTCTTGTACGTGCTTAAAGGCTTGATCGATTTTCCGGCTTTATTGGAGGCGGTGGTGATTATTTTTACTTGTTTATCAAGATGTAAATTTTAG
- the LOC110796656 gene encoding uncharacterized protein isoform X2, giving the protein MSRNYQHQTRQKPTILRPNQYLLPTHRRHEKQRLTVRRPMFVMKKNMDMKMIEKLHDCFILDFNPYEQKSCSFKKYDGVYITAEKGQVALKDYPHPRHLCTRYPFHKTPHSKFCSRLPHANTGQLIVMLQIFIRIGVFCASFRGLSKKASILTFHLPSAILIDETF; this is encoded by the exons ATGTCACGAAACTATCAGCATCAAACCCGTCAAAAACCTACCATTCTTCGTCCAAATCAATATCTATTACCGACCCATCGCCGCCATGAGAAGCAGAGGCTCACTGTCAGGAGACCCATGTTCGTAATGAAGAAGAATATGGACATGAAGATGATTGAAAAACTTCATGACTGTTTTATTTTGGACTTCAATCCTTATGAACAAAAATCCTGTTCTTTCAAGAAATATGATGGTGTTTACATCACAGCTGAAAAGGGGCAg GTGGCTCTTAAAGACTACCCACATCCAAGGCATCTCTGTACTCGTTACCCATTTCACAAAACGCCTCACAGTAAATTCTGTAGTCGG CTGCCCCATGCAAACACTGGTCAACTCATTGTGATGCTACAGATCTTTATCCGTATTGGAGTATTTTGCGCAAGTTTCAGAGGATTATCGAAGAAGGCTTCAATACTAACCTTTCACTTGCCCTCCGCAATTCTAATAGATGAAACTTTTTGA
- the LOC110797082 gene encoding uncharacterized protein encodes MGERKVLNKYYPADFDPAKLPRRRQPQNHQIKVRMMLPMSIRCCSCGNYMYQGTKFNSRKEDVIREIYLGMIKVFRFYIKCTNCSSEITMKTDPKNSDYQIESGATRNFEPSNPDKEIDDFEEDKMKSVEIRARELKRQAESVANIEELRSMKSKHEVLNLEAGILDVLHHQEKKMDDKLMFPPARLITKQYPIVPIVKKRKVYEDAVISFVVKKRKPVRKLEENDTGCSGLGLLCEYDFEDDQ; translated from the coding sequence ATGGGTGAAAGGAAAGTACTGAACAAGTACTATCCGGCGGATTTCGATCCGGCCAAACTCCCTAGACGTAGGCAACCCCAAAATCATCAAATCAAAGTGCGGATGATGCTCCCGATGAGTATTAGATGCTGTTCGTGTGGAAATTACATGTATCAAGGGACTAAATTCAATTCCAGAAAGGAAGACGTTATTCGAGAGATTTATTTAGGAATGATCAAAGTTTTTAGGTTTTATATAAAGTGTACGAATTGTTCTTCGGAGATCACGATGAAGACCGACCCGAAAAATAGCGATTACCAAATCGAGTCCGGCGCCACGAGGAATTTTGAACCGAGTAATCCAGATAAAGAAATTGATGATTTTGAAGAGGATAAGATGAAATCTGTTGAGATTCGTGCCCGTGAATTGAAACGGCAAGCTGAATCCGTGGCCAACATTGAGGAACTTAGATCTATGAAGTCGAAGCATGAGGTTTTGAATCTGGAAGCAGGAATACTAGATGTGTTGCATCATCAGGAAAAGAAGATGGATGACAAATTGATGTTTCCGCCAGCACGCTTGATTACGAAGCAGTATCCGATTGTGCCAATTGTGAAGAAACGGAAGGTGTATGAAGATGCAGTCATCAGTTTTGTTGTCAAGAAGAGGAAACCAGTTCGAAAACTCGAAGAGAATGATACTGGCTGTAGTGGACTCGGTTTACTTTGTGAGTATGATTTCGAAGATGATCAATAG
- the LOC110797073 gene encoding general transcription and DNA repair factor IIH helicase subunit XPB1-like, with amino-acid sequence MQSSKALNDATNSTETQQHHRRIKKLKSSNCDFDFPKSYLANNNIIVYAEPESKTDFTNMTLKPDYDNRPLWTCPNGRIVLETCSKYYEQASDFLITVAEPVCRQEYMHEYKLTVQSLNTAVSVVGIGIEKILNILTILSKNILPKELIDRVENMKLSDPKMLEEYDFLNDTSCPDINMLLKPNVELRPYQKMSLCRMFGNGKARSGIIVLPCGAGKSLVGVSAACHIKKNCLCLATNAVSVDQWASQFKLWSTIRDDDISCFTSDSKERLPDNVGVVVTTYNMLAFSGKRSEQSEMIMEQIRNTEWGLVLMDEVHVVPADMFRKVISITKSHCKLGLTATLVREDDRISDLNFLIGPKLYEANWLDLVKAGYIANVQCAEVRCPMTKEFFAEYLKQKVSQKKQALYVMNPNKFKACEFLIRYHERERGDKIIVFADSLFALEEYAKKLGKPMIHGGTSHFERTKVLEDFKTSKNGNTIFLSKVGDNSIDIPEANVIIQISSHGGSRRQEAQRLGRILRAKGCLEDRLTGGKEEYNAFFYSLVSTNTREMYYSTKRQQFLVDQGYNFKVIKSLPLDYGAEVSDHAQEMNLLYRVLRAKDEMFEDEVSQDGLQQYSTGHKRPAHVKTNPKHPPKRHHLFKNRKF; translated from the exons ATGCAATCTTCAAAGGCTTTAAACGATGCCACAAATAGCACGGAAACCCAACAACACCATAGGAGAATCAAGAAGCTGAAATCATCAAATTGCGACTTCGACTTCCCTAAATCATACCTCGCCAACAACAACATTATAGTCTACG CTGAGCCTGAGTCTAAGACTGACTTCACCAATATGACACTCAAGCCTGATTATGATAACCGTCCGCTCTGGACTTGTCCGAACGGCAGAATTGTGCTGGAAACTTGCTCGAAATATTATGAACAAGCTAGTGACTTCTTGATCACGGTTGCTGAACCAGTTTGCAG GCAAGAATACATGCACGAATACAAATTAACCGTGCAGTCATTAAACACTGCTGTTTCTGTTGTTGGTATTGGGATAGAAAAGATCCTAAACATCCTCACTATCTTGTCAAAGAACATTCTTCCTAAAGAATTAATTGATAGG GTTGAAAATATGAAGCTGTCAGATCCAAAAATGTTGGAGGAATATGATTTTCTTAATGACACA AGTTGTCCTGATATCAACATGCTGTTGAAGCCTAATGTAGAACTGCGACCATACCAGAAAATGAGTCTCTGTAGAATGTTTGGGAATG GTAAAGCTAGATCTGGCATTATTGTGTTACCTTGTGGGGCTGGAAAGTCTCTTGTTGGTGTATCTGCAGCATGCCATATAAAGAAGAACTGCCTTTGTCTGGCCACAAATGCTGTCTCAGTGGATCAATGGGCATCTCAGTTCAAACTTTGGTCCACTATTAGAGACGATGACATATCTTGTTTCACTTCTGATAGCAAAGAGAGATTACCTGATAATGTTGGAGTAGTTGTGACAACATACAACATGCTTGCTTTTAGTGGTAAACGTTCTGAACAATCTGAGATGATCATGGAACAAATAAGAAATACAGAATGGGGATTAGTTCTCATGGATGAG GTACACGTTGTTCCTGCTGACATGTTTCGGAAAGTCATCAGCATTACAAAATCGCATTGCAAACTCGGTCTTACTG CTACCCTTGTGAGAGAGGATGATCGAATCTCTGATCTAAACTTCCTTATTGGCCCCAAACTGTACGAAGCCAACTGGTTGGATTTGGTAAAGGCTGGCTACATTGCAAATGTACAGTGTGCTGAAGTTAGGTGTCCGATGACTAAGGAGTTTTTTGCCGAATATTTGAAGCAAAAAGTTTCCCAGAAAAAGCAG GCATTATATGTGATGAATCCCAACAAGTTCAAAGCATGTGAATTCTTAATTCGGTATCATGAGCGGGAGCGTGGTGACAAAATAATAGTTTTTGCTGATAGCCTTTTTGCTCTCGAGGAGTATGCAAAGAAGCTCGGGAAGCCTATGATTCATGGTGGTACCAG TCATTTTGAGAGGACTAAAGTTCTAGAGGACTTCAAGACTTCTAAGAATGGGAACACAATATTTCTTTCTAAG GTGGGTGATAACTCGATAGATATACCTGAAGCAAATGTGATCATTCAAATTTCATCCCATGGTGGTTCAAGGCGTCAAGAAGCTCAACGTCTTGGCCGTATTCTCAGGGCAAAG GGTTGTCTTGAAGATAGGCTGACCGGAGGAAAGGAAGAGTATAATGCCTTCTTTTATTCACTTGTATCCACTAATACACGG GAGATGTATTACTCTACTAAAAGGCAGCAGTTTTTGGTTGACCAAGGTTACAACTTTAAG GTAATAAAAAGCTTGCCTCTTGATTATGGAGCAGAAGTCAGCGACCATGCACAAGAGATGAATCTCCTGTATAGG GTACTAAGAGCAAAGGATGAGATGTTTGAAGATGAGGTATCACAGGATGGTTTACAGCAATACAG CACTGGACATAAGAGGCCTGCGCATGTGAAGACCAACCCCAAACATCCACCCAAACGGCATCATCTTTTCAAGAATAGAAAGTTTTGA
- the LOC130470650 gene encoding uncharacterized protein encodes MFVKKLPPCKEWSKSPIGHCHATAEDEIWRTERECRKNVPATNMTMARHMLTVCFEQYPPDQPELINGFAGGLICDSSGDWVAGFSTHINNDIGIQDCSVLPYLALLKGLKLGWARGLRFLEVKLGFQYHEGFWADFEKDAATGKFDLLTPDDEDRVWTILLEVENCLNQDWFIDVKNTASFKEEAGATALAKVASIKPLKQIYDFPSHRHTATIKGLAKYVERNPQYLRGNTDSSNDLRIYAGLAL; translated from the exons ATGTTTGTGAAGAAGTTGCCCCCTTGCAAAGAATGGAGTAAGTCGCCAATAGGTCATTGCCATGCTACAGCAGAAGATGAGATCTGGAGAACAGAACGGGAATGCAGGAAGAATGTCCCTGCAACTAATATGACAATG GCTCGTCACATGCTGACTGTGTGCTTTGAGCAATATCCTCCTGATCAGCCAGAACTAATCAATGGTTTTGCTGGTGGACTGATATGTGATAGTAGTGGAGATTGGGTTGCTGGATTCTCCACGCACATCAATAATGATATCGGCATTCAGGATTGCTCGGTTTTGCCTTACCTTGCTCTCCTCAAAGGCCTTAAACTTGGATGGGCAAGAGGGTTGCGTTTCCTTGAAGTTAAGCTGGGTTTCCAGTACCATGAAGGGTTCTGGGCAGACTTTGAGAAGGACGCTGCAACTGGAAAATTCGATCTTCTTACTCCTGATGATGAGGATCGTGTTTGGACAATCCTATTGGAGGTTGAGAACTGCCTTAACCAAGATTGGTTCATCGATGTGAAAAACACTGCTTCATTTAAAGAGGAAGCTGGTGCAACTGCATTGGCAAAGGTGGCCAGTATTAAACCTCTCAAGCAAATATATGACTTCCCTTCTCACCGCCATACTGCAACAATTAAGGGTTTGGCTAAGTATGTTGAGAGAAATCCCCAGTATCTCCGAGGCAACACTGACAGCAGCAATGATTTGAGGATATATGCTGGACTAGCTCTGTAA
- the LOC110796656 gene encoding RPM1 interacting protein 13-like isoform X1 — MSRNYQHQTRQKPTILRPNQYLLPTHRRHEKQRLTVRRPMFVMKKNMDMKMIEKLHDCFILDFNPYEQKSCSFKKYDGVYITAEKGQVALKDYPHPRHLCTRYPFHKTPHSKFCSRCYCYVCDVAAPCKHWSTHCDATDLYPYWSILRKFQRIIEEGFNTNLSLALRNSNR, encoded by the exons ATGTCACGAAACTATCAGCATCAAACCCGTCAAAAACCTACCATTCTTCGTCCAAATCAATATCTATTACCGACCCATCGCCGCCATGAGAAGCAGAGGCTCACTGTCAGGAGACCCATGTTCGTAATGAAGAAGAATATGGACATGAAGATGATTGAAAAACTTCATGACTGTTTTATTTTGGACTTCAATCCTTATGAACAAAAATCCTGTTCTTTCAAGAAATATGATGGTGTTTACATCACAGCTGAAAAGGGGCAg GTGGCTCTTAAAGACTACCCACATCCAAGGCATCTCTGTACTCGTTACCCATTTCACAAAACGCCTCACAGTAAATTCTGTAGTCGG TGCTACTGCTATGTGTGTGATGTAGCTGCCCCATGCAAACACTGGTCAACTCATTGTGATGCTACAGATCTTTATCCGTATTGGAGTATTTTGCGCAAGTTTCAGAGGATTATCGAAGAAGGCTTCAATACTAACCTTTCACTTGCCCTCCGCAATTCTAATAGATGA